The following are encoded in a window of Streptomyces sp. 11x1 genomic DNA:
- a CDS encoding BMP family ABC transporter substrate-binding protein: MRIRRSYGPGAAAAVAGMLVLSACGGSGSDDSGAASSGKPRIKLVVNGGLGDKSFFDSAYEGLKRAESELGYELKVVELGSDRTKWEPGFEDAAAADDYDILAAGTFDVTDYIGELAPQYPDKKFWVFDSAVDYSGKNGCSNKCENVYSVTFKQNEGGYLAGFLAEKLVAEKALKGAESLNKVGVVGGVKIPVIEDFIVGFKAGFKAAGGKNSDVLTQYVGGDKPFGDPAKGKEISTAMYGQGAALVWPVAGLSGLGTFESAASAGRYTFGVDSDQYQTLTDNAQKNTVVTSILKNVGNALYQAAEDDKKDAVKYGAVQSVGLAEDAVGYVDDAHFQEIVPEKIRTELQKAADRVKSGSLTVPSAF; this comes from the coding sequence ATGAGAATTCGCCGTAGTTACGGACCGGGCGCCGCCGCCGCAGTGGCGGGAATGCTGGTGCTGAGCGCGTGCGGGGGATCGGGGTCCGACGATTCCGGGGCGGCCTCCTCCGGAAAGCCCCGGATCAAATTGGTGGTCAACGGCGGGCTCGGCGACAAGTCGTTCTTCGACTCCGCGTACGAGGGGCTCAAGCGGGCCGAGAGCGAGCTGGGGTACGAATTGAAGGTGGTGGAGCTGGGCTCGGACCGCACCAAGTGGGAGCCGGGATTCGAGGACGCGGCGGCGGCCGACGACTACGACATCCTCGCGGCCGGCACCTTCGACGTCACCGACTACATCGGTGAACTCGCCCCGCAGTACCCGGACAAGAAGTTCTGGGTGTTCGACTCGGCCGTCGACTACTCCGGCAAGAACGGCTGTTCCAACAAGTGTGAGAACGTCTACTCGGTGACCTTCAAACAGAACGAGGGCGGTTATCTGGCCGGATTCCTCGCCGAGAAGCTGGTCGCCGAGAAAGCCCTCAAGGGAGCCGAATCCCTGAACAAGGTCGGCGTCGTGGGAGGCGTGAAGATCCCCGTCATCGAGGACTTCATCGTCGGATTCAAGGCCGGGTTCAAGGCGGCCGGCGGCAAGAACTCCGACGTCCTCACCCAGTACGTCGGCGGCGACAAGCCCTTCGGCGACCCCGCCAAGGGCAAGGAGATCTCCACCGCGATGTACGGGCAGGGCGCCGCCCTCGTCTGGCCGGTCGCGGGGCTCTCCGGGCTCGGCACCTTCGAGTCGGCCGCGAGCGCCGGCCGCTACACCTTCGGCGTCGACTCCGACCAGTACCAGACCCTCACCGACAACGCGCAGAAGAACACCGTCGTCACCTCGATCCTCAAGAACGTCGGCAACGCCCTCTACCAGGCCGCCGAGGACGACAAGAAGGACGCCGTGAAGTACGGCGCCGTGCAGAGCGTCGGTCTCGCCGAGGACGCGGTCGGTTACGTCGACGACGCCCACTTCCAGGAGATCGTGCCGGAGAAGATCCGTACCGAGCTCCAGAAGGCGGCCGACCGCGTGAAGTCCGGTTCCCTCACGGTCCCCAGCGCCTTCTGA
- a CDS encoding ABC transporter permease, with protein sequence MTSTLIESEDRREYRATRRRGLAVDLSMTLATVLVALVIGFLVILATGKDPVAAYEALLTGPLERSFRVGRWLEDATTLTLLGLSVAIPFRARQISLGAESQLYAGALAAATVAIFLPLPPVAVVLVPLVAAAAAGAGMGFVPGSMKARLGANEIVATLMLNAIVVRVYDYLVNGPLKEPGSSAVHSERIQPDSALTPLTEWLGIPFGRANVGFLLMLLTAVALWLLVTRTPLGYRIRMTGSNPHFAEYGGIRVPRAIEWSFVIGGAVAGLAGAHLVQGVYGRLEPGLAGSLAFEGIVVALLARNNPLVVVVAGLFYSYLRAGGDIMEQQTDVGTEIVVVIQAVIVLLVTAQALPDLLKRRLARGPAPAAQGRPVTGAASNGRTSAGGHTDGRSGVGGASHGLPATGGRVGDRRRGGTDPQGRPGAAHDADGDGHPGGARGEGEAR encoded by the coding sequence ATGACCAGCACCCTCATCGAGAGCGAGGACCGCCGGGAGTACCGGGCCACCCGGCGCCGGGGCCTCGCCGTCGACCTCAGCATGACCCTGGCGACCGTCCTGGTGGCCCTCGTCATCGGCTTCCTCGTGATCCTCGCCACCGGCAAGGACCCGGTCGCCGCCTACGAGGCCCTGCTCACCGGCCCGTTGGAGCGCTCCTTCCGCGTCGGCCGCTGGCTGGAGGACGCCACCACACTCACCCTGCTCGGCCTGTCGGTGGCCATCCCCTTCCGGGCCCGCCAGATCAGCCTGGGCGCCGAGAGCCAGCTGTACGCGGGCGCGCTCGCGGCGGCCACCGTCGCGATCTTCCTGCCGCTGCCGCCCGTCGCCGTCGTGCTCGTCCCGCTGGTCGCCGCGGCGGCCGCCGGGGCCGGCATGGGCTTCGTGCCCGGCTCGATGAAGGCACGGCTCGGCGCCAACGAGATCGTGGCGACGCTGATGCTCAACGCCATCGTCGTACGCGTCTACGACTACCTGGTGAACGGCCCGTTGAAGGAGCCCGGCAGCAGCGCGGTCCACTCGGAGCGCATCCAGCCGGACTCCGCGCTGACCCCCCTCACCGAATGGCTCGGCATCCCCTTCGGCCGTGCCAACGTCGGTTTCCTGCTGATGCTGCTCACCGCTGTCGCCCTGTGGCTGCTCGTCACCCGTACCCCGCTCGGCTACCGCATCCGGATGACCGGGTCCAATCCGCACTTCGCCGAGTACGGCGGCATCCGGGTGCCCCGCGCGATCGAGTGGAGCTTCGTGATCGGCGGGGCCGTCGCGGGCCTGGCCGGAGCGCATCTCGTGCAGGGCGTGTACGGGCGCCTCGAACCCGGGCTCGCCGGGAGCCTCGCCTTCGAGGGGATCGTGGTGGCGCTGCTCGCCCGGAACAACCCGCTGGTCGTCGTGGTCGCCGGCCTCTTCTACTCCTACCTGCGCGCCGGGGGAGACATCATGGAACAGCAGACGGACGTGGGCACGGAGATCGTGGTCGTGATCCAGGCGGTCATCGTCCTCCTGGTCACCGCCCAAGCCCTCCCGGACCTCCTCAAACGCCGCCTCGCCCGCGGCCCGGCGCCCGCCGCGCAGGGCCGACCGGTCACCGGCGCTGCCTCGAACGGCCGGACGAGTGCCGGCGGGCACACCGACGGCCGGTCGGGTGTCGGCGGAGCCTCACACGGCCTTCCCGCGACCGGCGGACGCGTCGGCGACCGACGCCGTGGCGGCACGGACCCGCAGGGCCGACCGGGCGCCGCCCACGACGCGGACGGCGACGGACACCCCGGTGGTGCGCGCGGTGAGGGGGAGGCCCGATGA
- a CDS encoding ABC transporter permease yields the protein MSSVLDVVLSSAFLAAVLRVATPYLLAAMGGLVAERAGISNIALEGQMLSAACTGALVAGYSGSVAAGALAGVTVAVLLGVLLAALRLELGADAIIAGIGLNLLASGGTAYAVFTLLGDKGGTSGLKSGTLPTVPLPGIEDIPVLGDVLSGQNMLTWLAFLAAPFVAWLFYRTRFGFHLRAVGEMPDAAASVGIAVRRVQYAGLALSGALAGLAGVFLSMGYVSFFVRDMTAGRGFIALAAVFLGGLRPWGVFLAALGFGAAEALAVQLGTLDVPPQLVSTIPYAMTLVALALYAWRRKRRGAGEVAPASL from the coding sequence ATGAGTTCCGTTCTCGATGTCGTCCTCAGCAGCGCCTTCCTCGCGGCCGTGCTGCGCGTGGCCACCCCCTATCTGCTCGCCGCCATGGGCGGACTCGTCGCCGAACGCGCCGGCATCAGCAACATCGCCCTGGAGGGCCAGATGCTGAGCGCCGCCTGCACGGGCGCGCTGGTCGCCGGCTACAGCGGGTCGGTCGCGGCCGGCGCCCTCGCCGGCGTGACGGTGGCCGTCCTGCTCGGCGTCCTCCTCGCCGCGCTCCGCCTCGAACTGGGCGCCGACGCGATCATCGCGGGCATCGGCCTCAACCTGCTCGCGTCCGGCGGCACCGCCTACGCCGTCTTCACCCTCCTCGGCGACAAGGGCGGCACGTCCGGCCTGAAGAGCGGAACCCTGCCCACGGTCCCCCTGCCCGGCATTGAGGACATCCCCGTGCTGGGGGACGTACTCAGCGGCCAGAACATGCTGACCTGGCTGGCCTTCCTCGCGGCCCCCTTCGTCGCCTGGCTCTTCTACCGCACCCGCTTCGGCTTCCACCTCCGCGCGGTCGGCGAGATGCCGGACGCCGCCGCCTCGGTCGGCATCGCGGTACGGCGCGTCCAGTACGCGGGCCTCGCGCTCAGCGGCGCGCTCGCCGGTCTCGCGGGGGTCTTCCTCAGCATGGGGTACGTGTCCTTCTTCGTCCGGGACATGACCGCCGGCCGCGGCTTCATCGCCCTCGCCGCGGTCTTCCTCGGTGGCCTGCGCCCCTGGGGCGTCTTCCTCGCCGCCCTCGGCTTCGGCGCGGCCGAGGCCCTGGCGGTCCAGCTCGGCACCCTCGACGTTCCACCGCAACTGGTGTCGACCATCCCGTACGCGATGACCCTGGTCGCCCTGGCGCTCTACGCGTGGCGGAGGAAGCGGCGGGGAGCGGGGGAGGTGGCCCCGGCGTCCCTCTGA
- a CDS encoding ABC transporter ATP-binding protein: MNESWDPAGPAVATRAVTKTYANGVRAVRGVDLDVPVGEIRAVVGENGAGKSTLMKLLYGLEQPTSGEILIGGRPRVLRGPASAIALGVGMVHQNLMLVPSFTVAQNVVLGVEPGRRGLVDAQAAVEATARLAEEAGLAVDPLARIDEVSVGMRQRAEILKALHRRARTLILDEPTAVLTPQETEDLFAAVRRLRDGGMTVLFISHKLREVREISDRVSVMRAGALVGTVATADTSERELAAMMVGREMTLDVDRAPARRAATALRVRDLGYAAPTGQSLHGIDFDVAAGEIVGVAGIEGNGQTELAEILAGLRRPGSGTVRVGDTDTAGLDVAGHRRAGIGYVPEDRLHDGAALDESIADNLVVDRHDRPPLARRGVLRPAAVRAHAERLVADYAIRTPDPSVPVRALSGGNLQKVVVARELSAGPRLLIASQITRGVDIGAMRFMYERLVAARDAGAAVLLISADLTELLALSDRLLVLKDGRLVGRFDDTTDLTEKRVGLYMLGVEHHAPQRLRAGLDDHGSGDSGKATP; this comes from the coding sequence ATGAACGAGTCATGGGACCCGGCCGGGCCCGCCGTCGCCACCCGCGCGGTCACCAAGACGTACGCGAACGGCGTCCGCGCGGTCCGGGGCGTCGACCTCGACGTACCGGTCGGTGAGATCCGCGCGGTCGTCGGCGAGAACGGAGCGGGCAAGTCCACGCTGATGAAGCTGCTCTACGGCCTGGAGCAGCCCACCTCCGGCGAGATCTTGATCGGCGGCCGGCCCCGCGTACTGCGCGGCCCGGCGTCCGCGATCGCGCTCGGTGTCGGCATGGTCCACCAGAACCTGATGCTGGTGCCGTCCTTCACCGTCGCCCAGAACGTCGTCCTCGGCGTCGAGCCCGGCCGACGGGGTCTGGTCGACGCCCAGGCGGCCGTCGAGGCCACCGCCCGGCTCGCCGAGGAGGCCGGACTCGCCGTCGACCCGCTGGCCCGTATCGACGAGGTGTCGGTCGGCATGCGCCAGCGCGCCGAGATCCTCAAGGCCCTCCACCGCCGGGCCCGGACACTGATCCTGGACGAGCCGACCGCGGTCCTCACCCCACAGGAGACGGAGGACCTCTTCGCCGCCGTACGACGCCTGCGCGACGGCGGGATGACCGTGCTGTTCATCTCCCACAAGCTGCGCGAGGTGCGGGAGATCAGCGACCGGGTGAGCGTGATGCGGGCCGGCGCCCTCGTCGGAACCGTCGCCACCGCCGACACCTCCGAGCGTGAACTCGCCGCGATGATGGTCGGCCGCGAGATGACCCTCGACGTCGACCGCGCCCCGGCCCGGCGCGCCGCCACCGCGCTGCGGGTGCGGGACCTGGGCTACGCCGCCCCGACCGGGCAGTCCCTGCACGGCATCGACTTCGACGTCGCCGCCGGCGAGATCGTCGGCGTGGCCGGTATCGAGGGCAACGGGCAGACCGAACTCGCCGAGATCCTCGCCGGGTTGCGGCGACCGGGCTCGGGCACGGTACGCGTCGGTGACACCGACACCGCCGGGCTCGACGTCGCCGGACACCGCCGGGCCGGCATCGGATACGTCCCCGAGGACCGCCTCCACGACGGGGCCGCGCTGGACGAGTCCATCGCCGACAACCTCGTCGTCGACCGGCACGACCGCCCGCCCCTCGCCCGCCGAGGCGTCCTGCGCCCCGCCGCCGTACGCGCCCACGCCGAACGGCTCGTCGCGGACTACGCCATCCGCACACCCGACCCGTCCGTGCCGGTGCGCGCGCTGTCCGGCGGCAACCTGCAGAAGGTCGTCGTCGCCCGCGAACTCTCCGCCGGACCACGGCTGTTGATCGCCTCCCAGATCACCCGCGGCGTGGACATCGGCGCCATGCGCTTCATGTACGAGCGTCTCGTCGCCGCCCGCGACGCGGGCGCGGCGGTCCTCCTCATCTCCGCCGACCTCACCGAACTCCTCGCCCTCTCCGACCGGTTGCTCGTCCTCAAGGACGGCCGGCTCGTCGGCCGCTTCGACGACACGACCGACCTCACCGAGAAGCGGGTCGGCCTGTACATGCTCGGCGTCGAACACCACGCACCGCAGCGGCTGAGAGCCGGGCTGGACGACCACGGTTCCGGCGACTCCGGGAAGGCGACCCCCTGA
- the deoD gene encoding purine-nucleoside phosphorylase: MTAAEAVPVPVPGPVPVPVPVGTPASVGTPHISAASGDFAPLVLMPGDPRRARRIAETVLDGARLVTEVRGILGYTGTYGGVPMSVLASGMGIPSMSIYATELFRHYGVRRIVRVGTAGALTTSVALRDVVIASAAHTDSSVSRLLVDGVTLSLAASYRPLRAAVDAANAVEAEEPGGPGRSDRPAVHIGPVFSSDHFYLDRPAVLDALERRGTLAVEMEAAGLYAVAAAEGGEALAVLTVSDHVRTGAALSAADRETGFDRAVRIAAAALRADG; encoded by the coding sequence GTGACGGCCGCCGAGGCCGTACCCGTACCCGTACCCGGGCCCGTGCCCGTGCCCGTGCCTGTCGGCACTCCGGCGTCCGTCGGCACCCCCCACATCTCCGCCGCCTCCGGCGACTTCGCCCCCCTTGTGCTGATGCCCGGCGACCCCCGGCGGGCCCGGCGGATCGCCGAGACGGTGCTCGACGGCGCGCGGCTCGTCACCGAGGTGCGCGGCATCCTCGGGTACACCGGCACGTACGGGGGCGTACCGATGTCGGTGCTCGCCTCCGGCATGGGCATCCCGTCGATGTCGATCTACGCGACGGAGCTGTTCCGGCACTACGGGGTCCGCCGGATCGTCCGGGTCGGCACGGCGGGCGCGCTGACCACCTCGGTCGCCCTCCGGGACGTCGTCATCGCCTCCGCCGCGCACACCGACTCCAGCGTCAGCCGCCTCCTGGTGGACGGTGTGACCCTCTCCCTGGCCGCCTCCTACCGGCCGCTGCGCGCGGCCGTCGACGCGGCGAACGCCGTCGAGGCGGAGGAACCGGGCGGACCGGGCCGCTCGGACCGTCCAGCCGTGCACATCGGCCCCGTGTTCTCCAGCGACCACTTCTACCTCGACCGGCCCGCGGTCCTCGACGCCCTCGAACGCCGGGGCACCCTCGCCGTCGAGATGGAGGCGGCCGGGCTGTACGCCGTGGCCGCGGCGGAGGGCGGCGAGGCGCTCGCTGTCCTGACCGTGTCGGACCACGTGCGCACCGGCGCGGCCCTGTCCGCCGCGGACCGGGAGACCGGGTTCGACCGTGCCGTCCGCATCGCCGCGGCCGCGCTGCGGGCCGACGGCTGA
- a CDS encoding glutamine amidotransferase yields the protein MPRVLVVGESWFTYTVHQKGFDAFHTAEYTEGGGVFLDALRSRGHDVTYVPAHEIPTRVPDTADGFDAFDVVVISDVGANSFQLPPETFNRSEPAPDRSELVRDFVERGGGVLMIGGYLTFSGIDARARWGRTPLAAALPVTMLDRDDRVELPAGAVPEVVGGHPVVAGLDRAWPALLGLNEVAVRPEAALLAECAGHPLLAVGDHGTGRSAAFTSDVAPHWAPPPFLEWDGYAELWDRLVRWLAGEEL from the coding sequence ATGCCCAGAGTCCTCGTCGTCGGCGAGTCCTGGTTCACGTACACGGTCCATCAGAAGGGCTTCGACGCCTTTCACACCGCCGAGTACACCGAGGGCGGCGGCGTCTTCCTCGACGCGCTGCGTTCACGCGGCCACGACGTCACGTACGTGCCCGCGCACGAGATACCCACGCGGGTCCCGGACACCGCCGACGGCTTCGACGCGTTCGACGTCGTGGTCATCAGCGATGTCGGCGCGAACAGCTTCCAGCTGCCGCCGGAGACTTTCAACCGGTCCGAGCCCGCCCCCGACCGCTCGGAGCTGGTGCGGGACTTCGTCGAGCGCGGCGGAGGCGTGCTGATGATCGGCGGCTATCTGACCTTCAGCGGCATCGACGCCCGCGCGCGCTGGGGGCGTACGCCGCTGGCCGCCGCCCTGCCGGTGACGATGCTCGACCGCGACGACCGGGTGGAGCTGCCGGCTGGGGCCGTCCCCGAGGTGGTGGGAGGGCACCCCGTCGTCGCCGGACTCGACCGTGCCTGGCCCGCGCTCCTCGGCCTCAACGAGGTCGCCGTACGACCGGAGGCGGCGCTGCTCGCCGAGTGCGCCGGGCATCCGCTGCTGGCCGTCGGCGACCACGGCACGGGCCGCTCGGCCGCCTTCACCTCCGACGTCGCCCCGCACTGGGCCCCGCCCCCGTTCCTGGAATGGGACGGCTACGCGGAACTGTGGGACCGCCTCGTCCGCTGGCTCGCGGGGGAGGAGCTGTGA
- a CDS encoding esterase-like activity of phytase family protein codes for MPGHRRLTGRHRRRRVGLAALTASALLGGLTLTNNLAADAAPEADRTPKKTQNGITLLDTLTVPAGTTEFGMPFGGLSGIDYDPRTHTYAALSDDRSENGKARFYTLQLPLDGRKFAEDKPTLDALTVLDDTTGEPFAAKAVDPEAIRWNPGGKGLLWTSEGASASGQPAFVRETSPSGAYLRELPLPKAYAPVRSEAGTLVAGVRNNQALEGLTLSPDGREAVTITENALVQDGPAAGLTAKSPSRLLVMDRRTGRPEAEHIYEVDPISAAPTAPLPAPVGTYAADRGVSEILAINKTDYLTVERSFASGVGFAIRLYWTTTRGATDVRGEEKLSGTDRPMPKKLLYDFTLSGTDADNVEGITWGPTLPDGSRTLVLVADDNFGFNGSVTKFHLLSVRPGALTGGIPAVPKQPDTVDVQLLSFNDFHGNLEPPTGRDATLGSKLDPKSTPVGGAEHLAARLKQLREGTDASLTVAAGDIIGASPFLSGLFHDEPTVESMEKLRLDVTSVGNHEFDEGTEELLRIQHGGCHPDDGCYIEGEPYDGSAFPWLAANVLDRTTGKPLLAPTWVKKVDGVKVGFIGMTLEGTPAVTGQSGITSVRFADEVETADAAARALRRQGVEAIVVLLHEGGVQAGSYGQCDGISGPVVDIAKHLAPAIDAVVTGHTHQPYVCTLPDPAGHPRTVTSASSFGRVVTETRLPVDRRTGDVVRDRVAAMNHLVTRTGAKDADQTAVIDKWKALSAPLANKVVGSVTTDITRSETRDAESDLANMVADAQLAATSAPERGGARIALMNPGGVRADLVHASSTGGEAPGEITYAEAFAVQPFAGSLVSVDLTGAQIEKILEEQFNDSGTRAPTLILGVSKGLTYSFSRSAPVGDRIDPSSIKLDGETLDPDATYRVTANTFLAAGGDGFTTFAKGGNSVGGGDDITAFTDYLTAESPVAPPGTDRVTELP; via the coding sequence ATGCCCGGACACAGACGGCTCACCGGCAGGCACAGGCGCAGACGCGTCGGCCTCGCCGCCCTCACCGCCTCCGCCCTTCTCGGCGGCCTGACCCTCACCAACAACCTCGCCGCCGACGCCGCCCCCGAGGCGGACAGGACCCCCAAGAAGACCCAGAACGGCATCACCCTCCTCGACACCCTCACCGTCCCCGCCGGGACCACCGAGTTCGGCATGCCCTTCGGCGGACTCTCCGGCATCGACTACGACCCGAGAACCCACACGTACGCCGCCCTCAGCGACGACCGCTCCGAGAACGGCAAGGCCCGCTTCTACACACTGCAACTCCCCCTCGACGGACGGAAGTTCGCCGAGGACAAGCCCACCCTCGACGCCCTGACCGTCCTCGACGACACCACCGGCGAACCCTTCGCCGCCAAGGCCGTCGACCCGGAGGCGATCCGCTGGAACCCCGGCGGCAAGGGCCTGCTGTGGACCAGCGAGGGCGCCTCCGCCTCCGGACAGCCGGCCTTCGTCCGCGAGACCTCCCCGTCCGGCGCGTACCTGCGCGAACTGCCCCTGCCGAAGGCGTACGCCCCGGTCCGTTCGGAGGCGGGCACCCTCGTCGCCGGTGTCCGCAACAACCAGGCCCTGGAAGGGCTGACCCTCTCCCCGGACGGCCGAGAGGCCGTCACGATCACCGAGAACGCGCTCGTCCAGGACGGCCCGGCGGCCGGGCTGACCGCGAAGAGCCCCTCGCGACTGCTGGTCATGGACCGCCGCACCGGCAGGCCCGAGGCCGAACACATCTACGAGGTCGACCCGATCTCCGCCGCGCCCACCGCCCCGCTGCCCGCCCCCGTCGGCACCTACGCGGCCGACCGGGGCGTCTCCGAGATCCTCGCGATCAACAAGACCGACTACCTCACCGTCGAACGCTCCTTCGCCTCCGGCGTGGGCTTCGCGATCCGCCTGTACTGGACGACCACCCGCGGCGCCACGGACGTACGCGGCGAGGAGAAGCTGTCCGGCACGGATCGGCCGATGCCGAAGAAGCTGCTCTACGACTTCACCCTCTCCGGCACGGACGCCGACAACGTCGAGGGCATCACCTGGGGCCCCACCCTCCCCGACGGCTCCCGCACCCTCGTCCTCGTCGCCGACGACAACTTCGGCTTCAACGGCAGCGTCACCAAGTTCCATCTGCTGTCCGTCCGCCCCGGCGCCCTGACCGGCGGCATCCCCGCCGTCCCGAAGCAGCCGGACACCGTCGACGTCCAGCTCCTCTCCTTCAACGACTTCCACGGCAACCTGGAGCCGCCCACGGGCCGTGACGCCACCCTCGGCTCCAAGCTGGACCCGAAGTCCACCCCGGTCGGCGGCGCCGAACACCTCGCGGCCCGCCTCAAGCAGCTCCGCGAGGGCACCGACGCCTCCCTGACCGTCGCCGCCGGAGACATCATCGGCGCCAGCCCCTTCCTCTCCGGCCTCTTCCACGACGAGCCGACCGTCGAATCCATGGAGAAGCTGCGCCTGGACGTCACGAGCGTCGGCAACCACGAGTTCGACGAGGGCACCGAGGAACTGCTGCGCATCCAGCACGGAGGCTGCCACCCCGACGACGGCTGCTACATCGAGGGCGAACCGTACGACGGCTCCGCCTTCCCGTGGCTCGCCGCCAACGTCCTCGACCGCACCACCGGCAAGCCGCTCCTCGCCCCCACCTGGGTCAAGAAGGTCGACGGCGTCAAGGTCGGCTTCATCGGCATGACCCTGGAGGGCACGCCCGCGGTCACCGGCCAGTCCGGCATCACGTCCGTACGCTTCGCCGACGAGGTCGAGACCGCCGACGCCGCCGCCCGCGCACTGCGCCGCCAGGGCGTCGAGGCGATCGTGGTCCTGCTCCACGAGGGCGGCGTCCAGGCCGGTTCGTACGGGCAGTGCGACGGCATCTCCGGCCCCGTCGTCGACATCGCGAAGCACCTCGCCCCGGCCATCGACGCCGTCGTCACCGGCCACACCCACCAGCCGTACGTCTGCACCCTGCCCGACCCCGCCGGCCACCCCCGTACGGTCACCTCGGCCTCCTCCTTCGGCCGGGTCGTCACCGAGACGCGCCTGCCCGTGGACCGCCGCACAGGCGACGTCGTACGGGACCGGGTGGCCGCCATGAACCACCTCGTCACCCGCACCGGCGCCAAGGACGCCGACCAGACCGCCGTCATCGACAAGTGGAAGGCCCTCTCGGCGCCCCTGGCCAACAAGGTCGTCGGCAGCGTCACCACCGACATCACCCGCTCCGAGACCCGCGACGCCGAGTCGGACCTCGCGAACATGGTGGCCGACGCGCAGCTCGCGGCGACCTCGGCACCCGAACGGGGCGGCGCGCGGATCGCGTTGATGAACCCCGGCGGCGTCCGGGCCGACCTCGTGCACGCCTCCTCCACGGGCGGCGAGGCACCCGGCGAGATCACCTACGCCGAGGCCTTCGCCGTACAGCCCTTCGCCGGGTCCCTGGTGTCGGTGGACCTCACCGGAGCACAGATCGAGAAGATCCTGGAGGAGCAGTTCAACGACTCCGGGACCCGTGCGCCCACCCTGATACTGGGCGTCTCCAAGGGCCTGACCTACTCCTTCTCCCGCAGTGCCCCCGTCGGCGACCGCATCGACCCGTCCTCGATCAAGCTCGACGGCGAGACCCTG
- a CDS encoding LacI family DNA-binding transcriptional regulator, which translates to MTRDLTRDTAHDRPAVRRAASIKDVAAAAGVSPTTVSHVLSGNRPVNEQTAARVRSVVNRLGYVPASLARSLQAGATSVIGLLIPDISNTFFAELAKGAEDAAHDLGYGLILCNTEFDADREDRYLGMIRSRFIDGMVYASGSPPSRRRLEALMGKFPIALADEEVEGLSGALIASADHEVGGRLVGEHLRALGHRRALMLTGPRDLRSGAARAHGFRQAFHGDVVERTGDFKEESGYRLVAELLDDGGLADRTAVFAANDLMAFGALAALREAGLSVPEDLSVVGFDDIRAASLINPSLTTVHQPAYDVGRTATAQLLQYVSRGEVPPASRHTLPVELKVRGSTAPPAAR; encoded by the coding sequence ATGACCCGTGATCTGACCCGCGACACCGCCCACGACCGTCCCGCCGTGCGCCGGGCCGCCTCCATCAAGGACGTCGCCGCGGCGGCCGGGGTGAGCCCCACCACCGTCTCGCACGTGCTGAGCGGGAACCGGCCCGTCAACGAACAGACCGCCGCCCGGGTGCGCAGCGTCGTCAACCGGCTCGGGTACGTGCCCGCGTCGCTGGCCCGCAGCCTCCAGGCCGGTGCCACCTCCGTGATCGGCCTGCTGATCCCGGACATCAGCAACACCTTCTTCGCCGAGCTGGCCAAAGGCGCCGAGGACGCCGCCCACGACCTCGGGTACGGGCTGATCCTGTGCAACACCGAGTTCGACGCCGACCGCGAGGACCGCTACCTCGGCATGATCCGCAGCCGGTTCATCGACGGCATGGTGTACGCCTCTGGGTCGCCCCCGTCCCGGAGGCGGCTGGAGGCGCTGATGGGCAAGTTCCCGATCGCGCTCGCCGACGAGGAGGTGGAGGGCCTGAGCGGGGCGCTCATCGCCAGCGCCGACCACGAGGTGGGCGGCCGGCTGGTCGGCGAGCATCTGCGGGCGCTCGGCCACCGCCGGGCCCTGATGCTGACCGGCCCCCGCGACCTGAGGAGCGGGGCGGCCCGCGCGCACGGCTTCCGCCAGGCCTTCCACGGCGATGTCGTCGAGCGGACGGGCGACTTCAAGGAGGAGTCCGGGTACCGGTTGGTCGCCGAACTGCTCGACGACGGCGGACTCGCGGACCGCACCGCCGTGTTCGCGGCCAACGACCTGATGGCGTTCGGCGCGCTCGCCGCGCTGCGCGAGGCAGGGCTGTCCGTGCCGGAAGACCTGTCCGTCGTCGGCTTCGACGACATCCGGGCCGCCTCGCTGATCAACCCGTCGCTGACCACCGTCCACCAGCCCGCCTACGACGTCGGGCGCACCGCCACCGCGCAACTCCTCCAGTACGTCTCCCGGGGCGAGGTCCCGCCCGCGTCCCGGCACACCCTCCCCGTCGAACTGAAGGTACGGGGGAGCACGGCACCCCCCGCCGCCCGCTGA